The proteins below come from a single Ictidomys tridecemlineatus isolate mIctTri1 chromosome 8, mIctTri1.hap1, whole genome shotgun sequence genomic window:
- the LOC144366017 gene encoding sperm motility kinase 2B-like has product MTGPFLPLTSQGAIVRNLKQPVYKGVAEAGLCPQVQEALGGDLSDSQVVSAFGGWRLVVVVCGYWFFDLASILSGWVFLFRMSMVSKSSQSRVALLGPGSCQEPGFLDQYEVLRAIGHGEFGQVHLARHRLTGAEVAVKVLKTETEDMSDLSEPLMLESLEHPNVIQLFQVIRTRENLYMVMEHAGGGQLLERIPRGGMPQEEARRLFRQIVCALGHCHDKGIMHRDLKPANIMLDARGHVKLIDFGLSTRFTAGQKLNDLWGTLAYIAPEIVLEQEYEGPSADIWSLGVTLYFMLTGSLPFRGDSPQEMLMRILLARFQVPSSVPVKAGRLIRQILVLKPKKRPTVKQILQHPWLRQGEPCAPHPSSQALPTRPDPAILTMLFDMGFDPYQTWVSLAKRKFDAVMATYLILKHQQGQGVGSAFQGQPVPQWLRPRQRPENLSHVPVLPQRSASQPALRTSPLRSENPLPEDAQQPGHRGIRAGSLPAIPLRCPPAGAPTLRSCSQSDSGFPRPKPSRVLVWWPRAHSSSSSQDTAPRQGPGHTNGWKRVRSRIAACVRALCCCCVPRVSDKVAPMS; this is encoded by the exons ATGACGGGGCCATTTCTACCTCTGACCTCACAAGGGGCCATTGTGAGGAATCTCAAGCAGCCAGTATATAAGGGggtggctgaggctgggcttTGTCCACAAGTacaggaagctcttggtggtgacCTGTCGGACTCCCAGGTAGTTAGTGCGTTTGGTGGTTGGCGGTTGGTGGTTGTGGTCTGTGGATATtggttttttgatttgg ctagcATCCTTAGTGGGTGGGTGTTCCTGTTCAGGATGTCCATGGTTAGCAAGAGTAGTCAGTCTAGAGTAGCGTTGCTGGGGCCGGGCTCCTGCCAGGAGCCAGGCTTCCTGGACCAGTATGAGGTCCTGAGGGCCATTGGGCATGGCGAGTTTGGCCAGGTCCACCTGGCCCGCCATCGCCTCACGGGGGCAGAGGTGGCAGTGAAAGTCCTGAAGACGGAGACAGAGGACATGTCGGACCTCTCCGAACCTCTAATGTTGGAGAGCCTGGAGCACCCCAACGTGATCCAGCTCTTCCAGGTGATCAGGACCAGGGAAAACCTGTACATGGTGATGGAGCATGCAGGTGGGGGACAGCTACTTGAGCGCATCCCACGTGGTGGCATGCCGCAGGAGGAGGCCCGCAGACTCTTCAGGCAGATCGTGTGTGCCCTGGGCCACTGCCATGACAAGGGCATCATGCACAGAGACCTGAAGCCAGCGAACATCATGCTGGATGCCAGAGGACACGTGAAACTCATTGACTTCGGCCTCAGCACCAGGTTCACGGCCGGCCAGAAGCTGAATGACTTATGGGGTACTCTGGCTTACATCGCCCCAGAAATTGTCCTGGAGCAAGAGTATGAGGGCCCCTCAGCGGACATCTGGAGCCTGGGCGTCACTCTCTATTTTATGTTGACGGGGAGCCTCCCGTTCAGGGGGGACAGCCCTCAGGAGATGCTGATGAGGATCCTTCTGGCAAGGTTCCAGGTGCCCAGCTCTGTTCCCGTCAAAGCAGGAAGGCTCATCCGCCAGATCCTGGTCTTGAAACCCAAGAAGCGACCCACAGTGAAGCAGATCCTGCAGCACCCATGGCTGCGGCAGGGTGAGCCGTGTGCACCCCATCCTTCTAGCCAGGCCCTCCCCACACGCCCAGACCCCGCCATCCTGACCATGCTGTTCGACATGGGTTTTGATCCCTACCAAACCTGGGTGTCTCTGGCCAAGAGGAAGTTTGATGCGGTGATGGCGACGTACCTCATCCTGAAGCACCAGCAAGGCCAGGGGGTAGGGAGCGCCTTCCAGGGGCAGCCTGTGCCTCAGTGGCTTAGGCCTCGCCAGCGCCCCGAGAATCTCTCCCATGTCCCTGTCCTCCCACAGAGGAGCGCCAGCCAGCCTGCCCTGCGCACCTCCCCCTTGCGCTCTGAGAACCCGCTGCCCGAGGACGCCCAACAGCCAGGGCACAGGGGCATCAGGGCTGGCAGCCTGCCTGCCATTCCTCTGCGCTGCCCACCTGCAGGGGCCCCCACTCTCCGCAGCTGCTCCCAGTCTGACTCTGGCTTCCCCAGGCCCAAGCCCTCCAGGGTCCTGGTCTGGTGGCCCAGGGCAcacagcagctcctcctcccaggacACAGCCCCGAGGCAAGGCCCTGGCCACACCAATGGCTGGAAACGGGTGAGGAGCAGGATCGCTGCGTGTGTGCGAGCCCTGTGCTGCTGCTGTGTGCCACGTGTCAGCGATAAAGTGGCTCCAATGTCATAG